A part of Brachybacterium faecium DSM 4810 genomic DNA contains:
- a CDS encoding gluconate transporter (PFAM: GntP family permease~TIGRFAM: gluconate transporter) has product MDDWTQTLGAGPLLAIAAGAVALILILIMRFKVHAFLTLILVSLLTALATQIPVEVIVDSLVDGFGGTLGSVALLIALGAMLGKLVEYSGGAKVLAEKMVDMFGEKRAPFGLGLASLAFGFPIFFDAGLVVMLPVIFAVARRLGNNVLLYGIPAATAFSVMHVFAPPHPGPVAASELYGANLGLVLLVAIILAFPVWYLAGYLWGTFIGRRTVLPVPPLFTSAEDEDLPVTPPSVGTVIAILLLPLMLIFLNTGLDFLTTGGFVDGEQTWVHVLSLLGSVPIALLISVLVALVVLGRLRGADGTTLEKIVDSSLGPVASVILITGAGGMFGEILRLSGIGDALADLLSGIGVPIILAVWLIAVILRVAQGSATVALVTAAGLMVPAVMAGDFSQMQVVAITLATASGSVFASHVNDSGFWLVGRLMGMDVKTTLKVWTTQQALQSIVGFVFSLLLFVVF; this is encoded by the coding sequence ATGGACGACTGGACACAGACGCTGGGGGCGGGACCGCTGCTGGCGATCGCCGCGGGGGCGGTCGCCCTCATCCTGATCCTCATCATGCGGTTCAAGGTGCACGCCTTCCTCACCCTGATCCTCGTCTCCCTGCTCACGGCGCTGGCCACCCAGATCCCCGTCGAGGTGATCGTCGATTCGCTCGTCGACGGCTTCGGCGGCACCCTCGGCTCGGTCGCCCTGCTCATCGCGCTCGGTGCGATGCTCGGCAAGCTCGTCGAGTACAGCGGCGGCGCGAAGGTGCTCGCGGAGAAGATGGTCGACATGTTCGGGGAGAAGCGGGCGCCGTTCGGCCTGGGCCTGGCCTCGCTGGCCTTCGGCTTCCCGATCTTCTTCGACGCCGGCCTGGTGGTCATGCTGCCGGTGATCTTCGCCGTGGCGCGCCGCCTGGGCAACAACGTGCTCCTGTACGGCATCCCGGCCGCGACCGCGTTCTCGGTCATGCACGTCTTCGCCCCGCCGCATCCCGGCCCGGTCGCCGCCTCCGAGCTCTACGGCGCGAACCTCGGCCTGGTGCTCCTGGTCGCGATCATCCTCGCCTTCCCGGTCTGGTACCTCGCGGGCTACCTCTGGGGCACCTTCATCGGCCGACGGACCGTCCTGCCCGTGCCGCCCCTGTTCACCAGCGCGGAGGACGAGGACCTCCCGGTGACTCCCCCGAGCGTCGGCACCGTCATCGCGATCCTGCTGCTGCCGCTGATGCTGATCTTCCTCAACACCGGGCTCGACTTCCTCACCACCGGCGGCTTCGTCGACGGGGAGCAGACGTGGGTGCACGTGCTCTCGCTGCTGGGCAGCGTCCCGATCGCGCTGCTGATCTCCGTGCTGGTCGCGCTGGTGGTGCTGGGCCGGCTCCGCGGCGCCGACGGCACCACGCTCGAGAAGATCGTCGACTCCTCCCTGGGCCCGGTGGCCTCGGTCATCCTCATCACCGGCGCGGGCGGCATGTTCGGCGAGATCCTCCGCCTCTCCGGCATCGGCGACGCCCTGGCGGATCTGCTCTCGGGGATCGGCGTGCCGATCATCCTCGCGGTCTGGCTGATCGCCGTGATCCTCCGCGTGGCGCAGGGCTCGGCCACGGTGGCGCTCGTGACCGCCGCCGGCCTGATGGTGCCGGCCGTCATGGCGGGAGACTTCAGCCAGATGCAGGTCGTGGCGATCACGCTCGCGACCGCGTCCGGCTCCGTCTTCGCCAGCCACGTCAACGACTCCGGGTTCTGGCTCGTGGGACGCCTGATGGGCATGGACGTGAAGACCACGCTGAAGGTGTGGACCACGCAGCAGGCGCTGCAGTCGATCGTCGGCTTCGTGTTCTCCCTGCTCCTCTTCGTGGTGTTCTGA
- a CDS encoding uncharacterized low-complexity protein (PFAM: Pentapeptide repeats (8 copies)), whose product MRTRSTTRPPVLERLVLPPLEDADASQLAAQEHHEGLRLVGADLTGCDLTGATFTECELVGVTAHTTILQHSRLIETRIERLNAPVLDATRSTWRDVELSGSRVGALDIYDAEIRSTRCTGSKFDWINLRSSTLEDVLFEDCTINELDLGGASAARVAFVNCHVGSLALAHTRLADVDLRGLEIGTISNLEGLAGATVDAQQVSTLAPALASHLGIRVEG is encoded by the coding sequence GTGCGCACTCGCTCCACCACCCGTCCGCCCGTGCTCGAACGCCTGGTGCTCCCTCCTCTCGAGGACGCCGACGCCTCGCAGCTCGCGGCCCAGGAGCATCACGAGGGGCTCCGCCTCGTGGGCGCCGACCTCACCGGCTGCGATCTCACCGGTGCCACGTTCACCGAGTGCGAGCTGGTGGGCGTCACCGCGCACACCACGATCCTCCAGCACTCGCGCCTCATCGAGACCCGCATCGAACGGCTCAACGCCCCGGTGCTCGACGCGACCCGCTCCACCTGGCGTGACGTCGAGCTGAGCGGCTCGCGCGTCGGGGCGCTGGACATCTACGACGCCGAGATCCGCTCCACCCGCTGCACCGGCAGCAAGTTCGACTGGATCAACCTGCGCTCGTCCACCCTCGAGGACGTGCTGTTCGAGGACTGCACGATCAACGAGCTCGACCTCGGCGGGGCGTCCGCGGCGCGGGTGGCATTCGTGAACTGCCACGTGGGCAGCCTGGCCCTCGCGCACACCCGTCTCGCCGATGTGGACCTGCGGGGCCTCGAGATCGGGACGATCAGCAACCTCGAGGGCCTCGCCGGCGCCACTGTCGACGCCCAGCAGGTCAGCACCCTCGCTCCCGCCCTCGCGAGCCACCTCGGGATCCGCGTCGAGGGGTGA
- a CDS encoding porphobilinogen synthase (PFAM: Delta-aminolevulinic acid dehydratase) encodes MTLPTFPGPIDRPRRLRTSTAMRSLVREHTLRPADLVLPMFVREGATENRPVSSMPGVEQHTLDSLARAATEAVERGVGGVMLFGVPEHKDAVGSGATDPEGILNRALARLRSELGDSTVIMADLCLDEFTDHGHCGVLDDAGRVDNDATLGRYREMALAQAEAGAHLLGPSGMMDGQIAAVRDALDSAGHQDTAVYAYTAKYASAFYGPFREAVDSSLQGDRRTYQQDPANGREALRELELDVAEGADLVMVKPGLPYLDVLREISGASPVPVGAYQVSGEYAMIEAAAANGWIDRDRTVLESLLAFRRAGASTVLTYYASEVAGWYRDGLPPHLREFL; translated from the coding sequence ATGACCCTCCCGACCTTCCCCGGCCCGATCGATCGCCCGCGCCGGCTGCGCACGAGCACCGCGATGCGCTCCCTGGTGCGCGAGCACACGCTGCGCCCGGCGGATCTCGTGCTTCCGATGTTCGTGCGCGAGGGCGCGACGGAGAACCGCCCCGTCTCCTCGATGCCCGGCGTCGAGCAGCACACTCTGGACTCCCTGGCCCGCGCCGCGACCGAGGCGGTGGAGCGCGGCGTGGGCGGCGTGATGCTCTTCGGCGTGCCCGAGCACAAGGACGCCGTCGGCTCCGGCGCCACCGATCCGGAGGGGATCCTCAACCGGGCCCTCGCCCGGCTGCGCTCGGAGCTCGGCGACTCGACGGTGATCATGGCCGACCTGTGCCTGGACGAGTTCACCGACCACGGCCACTGCGGGGTGCTCGATGACGCGGGGCGGGTCGACAACGACGCGACCCTCGGGCGCTACCGGGAGATGGCGCTCGCCCAGGCCGAGGCGGGCGCTCACCTGCTGGGCCCCTCCGGGATGATGGACGGCCAGATCGCCGCGGTCCGTGACGCCCTCGACTCCGCCGGGCACCAGGACACCGCCGTGTACGCGTACACCGCGAAGTACGCCTCCGCGTTCTACGGGCCGTTCCGCGAGGCGGTGGACTCGTCCCTGCAGGGCGATCGCCGCACCTACCAGCAGGATCCGGCCAACGGCCGCGAGGCGCTGCGGGAGCTCGAGCTCGACGTGGCCGAGGGCGCGGACCTCGTGATGGTCAAGCCGGGCCTGCCCTACCTCGATGTGCTGCGCGAGATCAGCGGCGCCTCCCCGGTGCCGGTGGGGGCCTACCAGGTCTCCGGCGAGTACGCGATGATCGAGGCGGCGGCGGCGAACGGCTGGATCGACCGCGACCGCACCGTGCTGGAGTCCCTGCTGGCCTTCCGCCGCGCCGGCGCTTCGACGGTGCTGACCTACTACGCGAGCGAGGTCGCCGGCTGGTACCGCGACGGCCTGCCCCCGCACCTGCGCGAGTTCCTCTGA
- a CDS encoding hydroxymethylbilane synthase (PFAM: Porphobilinogen deaminase, C-terminal domain; Porphobilinogen deaminase, dipyromethane cofactor binding domain~TIGRFAM: porphobilinogen deaminase), which produces MTGASLRIGTRASDLALTQSGHVGAALVDGTGHEVELVHVSTRGDRDRTSPLAQIGGTGVFVTAVRQALLDGTVDVVVHSCKDLPTAPLEEITLACYPPREDPRDALCARDGLTLAQLPAGSRVGTGSPRRAAQLLRARPDLEVTGIRGNVETRLKRALGPEADLDAVVLAASGLRRVGREAVISELLPVEVMLPAPAQGALAVEATTAALAQEPWFAERLTAVDDPATRAAVTAERMLLRTLEAGCSAPVAAYAEIEAPGAATAEGEPAGGGVLRLRALAIRTDGSHVVEGEARMALDLAADALSGPESVPAALGAELAADLLSRGAGDILAEARS; this is translated from the coding sequence ATGACCGGCGCCTCGCTGCGGATCGGCACCCGCGCCTCGGACCTGGCGCTGACCCAGTCCGGCCACGTCGGCGCGGCGCTCGTGGACGGCACCGGCCACGAGGTGGAGCTGGTGCACGTGAGCACCCGCGGGGACCGCGACCGCACCAGCCCCCTCGCCCAGATCGGCGGGACCGGCGTGTTCGTCACCGCCGTGCGGCAGGCGCTGCTGGACGGGACGGTGGACGTGGTCGTGCACTCGTGCAAGGACCTGCCCACCGCGCCGCTCGAGGAGATCACCCTGGCCTGCTACCCTCCGCGCGAGGATCCGCGGGATGCGCTCTGCGCCCGCGACGGCCTCACCCTCGCGCAGCTGCCCGCCGGCTCCCGGGTGGGCACCGGCTCCCCGCGCCGCGCCGCGCAGCTGCTGCGGGCCCGGCCGGATCTGGAGGTGACGGGGATCCGCGGCAACGTGGAGACCCGGCTGAAGCGCGCCCTCGGCCCGGAGGCGGATCTGGACGCGGTGGTGCTCGCCGCCTCCGGTCTGCGCCGGGTGGGGCGGGAAGCCGTGATCAGCGAGCTGCTGCCGGTCGAGGTGATGCTGCCGGCGCCCGCGCAGGGTGCGCTCGCGGTCGAGGCGACCACGGCCGCGCTCGCGCAGGAGCCCTGGTTCGCGGAGCGTCTGACGGCGGTCGACGATCCGGCCACCCGCGCAGCGGTCACGGCGGAGCGGATGCTGCTGCGCACGCTCGAGGCGGGCTGCTCCGCCCCCGTCGCCGCCTACGCCGAGATCGAGGCGCCCGGAGCTGCGACGGCCGAGGGCGAGCCGGCCGGCGGCGGCGTGCTGCGCCTGCGCGCCCTCGCGATCCGCACCGACGGCAGCCATGTCGTCGAGGGCGAGGCCCGGATGGCGCTCGATCTCGCCGCCGATGCGCTGTCCGGGCCGGAGTCGGTGCCGGCGGCGCTCGGGGCCGAGCTCGCGGCGGATCTGCTCTCCCGCGGCGCCGGCGACATCCTCGCGGAGGCCCGCAGCTGA
- a CDS encoding Dihydropteroate synthase (PFAM: Pterin binding enzyme~TIGRFAM: dihydropteroate synthase), with the protein MNNSDDESAAGRPPLADSTVSRRSGPTLDAASGPTAATVPSAPRPLPDTSRRVLVMGIVNRTRDSFFDEGRTWALDAAVAAGLEAAEDGADLIDVGGVKFAPGEALPVEEEIERVTPVLEALRRELPGHVRLSVDTFHAPVARAALEVGADLINDTTGLSDPQMAATVAETGASLVITHSLAQPRRPYAHPRYEDVVQEVRAFLADRLDRALAAGIPRERIVLDPGPDLNKNTEQTLEMLRDWHEYASLGLPLLAALSRKDFVGESLGLPKQDRLEGSLAAAAWTIRHGARILRVHDVRATVRMARMLEVLAGWRDPAGPLVHNV; encoded by the coding sequence ATGAACAACAGCGACGACGAGAGTGCGGCAGGCCGTCCTCCCCTGGCGGATTCCACTGTATCCCGCAGATCCGGACCGACGCTGGACGCCGCCTCAGGGCCGACGGCGGCAACCGTGCCGAGCGCTCCCCGACCGCTGCCGGACACCTCCCGCCGGGTGCTCGTGATGGGCATCGTCAACCGCACCCGGGACTCCTTCTTCGACGAGGGCCGCACCTGGGCTCTGGACGCCGCCGTGGCCGCGGGGCTCGAGGCGGCGGAGGACGGCGCCGACCTCATCGACGTGGGCGGCGTGAAGTTCGCCCCGGGCGAGGCGCTGCCCGTCGAGGAGGAGATCGAGCGGGTGACCCCGGTGCTCGAGGCGCTGCGCCGGGAGCTGCCCGGGCACGTGCGGCTCTCGGTCGACACCTTCCACGCGCCCGTCGCCCGCGCCGCGCTCGAGGTGGGCGCGGACCTCATCAACGACACCACCGGGCTCTCGGACCCGCAGATGGCCGCGACCGTCGCCGAGACCGGCGCCTCGCTGGTCATCACCCACTCGCTCGCGCAGCCGCGCCGCCCCTACGCCCACCCGCGCTACGAGGACGTGGTCCAGGAGGTGCGCGCGTTCCTCGCCGACCGGCTGGACCGCGCCCTCGCGGCCGGCATCCCGCGCGAGAGGATCGTGCTGGACCCGGGCCCGGACCTGAACAAGAACACCGAGCAGACCCTCGAGATGCTGCGCGACTGGCACGAGTACGCCTCGCTCGGCCTGCCGCTGCTCGCCGCGCTGTCCCGCAAGGACTTCGTGGGCGAATCCCTCGGCCTGCCCAAGCAGGACCGCCTCGAGGGATCCCTCGCCGCGGCCGCCTGGACGATCCGCCACGGCGCCCGGATCCTGCGCGTCCACGACGTGCGCGCCACGGTGCGGATGGCGCGCATGCTCGAGGTGCTCGCCGGCTGGCGGGATCCGGCCGGGCCGCTGGTGCACAACGTGTGA
- a CDS encoding glutamate-1-semialdehyde 2,1-aminomutase (PFAM: Aminotransferase class-III~TIGRFAM: glutamate-1-semialdehyde-2,1-aminomutase): protein MTSPVSADLFARAQQVIPSGVNSPVRAFGSVGGTPPFLTEAAGALLRDADGTEYVDLVGSWGPMILGHANPQVVEAVREAAGRGLSFGAPQPGEVSLAEEVTRRIGPVEQLRLVNSGTEATMSALRVARAATGRDVIVKFAGCYHGHVDALLAEAGSGVATFAMPGSAGVTAATAKDTVVLPYGDREAVSALFAERGGEIAAVITEAAPANMGVVPPREEDGVGFNRFLAETAHAAGALLISDEVLTGFRASREGYYGVDGPTGAEDAWAPDLMTFGKVIGGGLPVGAFGGREDLMALLAPAGPVYQAGTLSGNPLATAAGLATLSGLDEAAYEVLGSASRTLQQMVAEALTTAGVPHVVQTAGTLFSVFFREEPVHSYADAKAQDTEAFTRFFHAMLEGGIYLPPSAFEAWFVSTAHTPEVLDRIAEALPRAARAAAQR from the coding sequence ATGACCTCCCCCGTCTCCGCTGATCTCTTCGCCCGCGCCCAGCAGGTGATCCCCTCCGGGGTGAACTCCCCCGTGCGGGCCTTCGGCTCGGTGGGCGGCACCCCGCCGTTCCTCACCGAGGCCGCGGGGGCGCTGCTGCGCGACGCCGACGGCACCGAGTACGTGGATCTCGTCGGCTCGTGGGGCCCGATGATCCTCGGCCACGCGAACCCGCAGGTCGTCGAGGCGGTGCGGGAGGCGGCCGGTCGCGGCCTCTCCTTCGGCGCCCCGCAGCCGGGCGAGGTCTCCCTCGCCGAGGAGGTCACGCGCCGGATCGGGCCGGTCGAGCAGCTGCGCCTGGTCAACTCCGGCACCGAGGCGACGATGAGCGCGCTGCGCGTGGCCCGCGCCGCGACCGGTCGCGACGTGATCGTGAAGTTCGCCGGCTGCTATCACGGGCACGTGGACGCGCTGCTGGCCGAGGCGGGCAGCGGCGTGGCGACCTTCGCGATGCCGGGCTCCGCGGGGGTCACGGCCGCGACCGCGAAGGACACCGTGGTGCTGCCCTACGGCGACCGGGAGGCGGTCTCGGCGCTGTTCGCCGAGCGCGGCGGGGAGATCGCCGCGGTGATCACCGAGGCGGCGCCCGCGAACATGGGCGTGGTGCCTCCGCGCGAGGAGGACGGGGTGGGCTTCAACCGCTTCCTCGCCGAGACCGCGCACGCCGCGGGGGCGCTGCTGATCAGCGATGAGGTGCTCACCGGTTTCCGGGCGAGCCGCGAGGGGTACTACGGGGTCGACGGGCCGACGGGCGCGGAGGACGCCTGGGCCCCGGATCTCATGACCTTCGGCAAGGTCATCGGTGGGGGTCTGCCGGTGGGGGCGTTCGGCGGGCGGGAGGACCTCATGGCGCTGCTCGCTCCGGCCGGCCCCGTCTATCAGGCGGGGACGCTCTCGGGCAATCCGCTGGCGACCGCGGCAGGCCTGGCGACCCTCTCCGGTCTCGACGAGGCGGCGTACGAGGTGCTCGGCAGCGCCTCCCGCACTCTGCAGCAGATGGTCGCCGAGGCGCTCACCACGGCCGGGGTGCCGCATGTGGTCCAGACGGCCGGGACGCTGTTCTCGGTGTTCTTCCGCGAGGAGCCGGTGCACAGCTATGCGGACGCGAAGGCGCAGGACACCGAGGCGTTCACGCGCTTCTTCCACGCCATGCTGGAGGGCGGGATCTACCTGCCGCCCTCGGCGTTCGAGGCCTGGTTCGTCTCCACCGCGCACACCCCGGAGGTGCTGGACCGGATCGCCGAGGCGCTGCCGCGTGCGGCACGGGCGGCCGCGCAGCGCTGA
- a CDS encoding penicillin-binding protein, beta-lactamase class C (PFAM: Beta-lactamase), translated as MTALDLLADFGFEAAAIVLGPEGERARRGDVERVRPWRSVTKTLTGCGAVLAVQEGRAALEDPAGPPGATLRHLLSHASGCFYDSERTLQAPGLRRHYSNYGIDEAARHLERALGRDYGDWIQERIAQRLGMEGLVWDGSPSVGAHGPLTDLALFAAELLRPTLLEERWHAELTGVQFPELVGIMPGFGKQTPNPFGLGIEVRGTKSPHWTGTGNSPATVGHFGMRGTAFWVDPAADLALVVGTSHDFCDAHREVMPRLADAVLEEHGG; from the coding sequence ATGACCGCGCTGGACCTGCTCGCGGACTTCGGCTTCGAGGCCGCCGCGATCGTGCTCGGCCCCGAGGGGGAGCGCGCCCGGCGCGGGGACGTGGAGCGGGTGCGGCCGTGGCGCTCGGTCACCAAGACCCTCACCGGCTGCGGCGCGGTGCTCGCCGTGCAGGAGGGCCGGGCCGCGCTCGAGGACCCGGCCGGCCCTCCCGGCGCGACGCTGCGCCACCTGCTCTCCCACGCCTCCGGCTGCTTCTACGACTCCGAGCGCACGCTGCAGGCGCCGGGGCTGCGCCGCCACTACTCGAACTACGGCATCGACGAGGCCGCCCGACACCTCGAGCGCGCCCTGGGCCGGGACTACGGCGACTGGATCCAGGAGCGGATCGCGCAGCGGCTGGGCATGGAGGGCCTGGTGTGGGACGGCTCGCCCTCCGTCGGCGCGCACGGCCCGCTCACCGACCTCGCCCTCTTCGCGGCCGAGCTGCTGCGCCCCACCCTGCTCGAGGAGCGCTGGCACGCGGAGCTGACCGGGGTGCAGTTCCCCGAGCTGGTGGGCATCATGCCCGGCTTCGGCAAGCAGACCCCCAACCCCTTCGGCCTCGGGATCGAGGTGCGCGGCACCAAGTCCCCGCACTGGACCGGCACCGGCAACAGCCCCGCCACCGTGGGCCACTTCGGCATGCGCGGCACCGCCTTCTGGGTGGACCCCGCGGCGGACCTCGCGCTCGTGGTGGGCACCTCGCACGACTTCTGCGACGCGCACCGCGAGGTCATGCCGCGCCTGGCCGACGCGGTGCTCGAGGAGCACGGGGGCTGA
- a CDS encoding UDP-sulfoquinovose synthase (PFAM: NAD dependent epimerase/dehydratase family) yields MKIVVAGGDGFCGWPTALYLSQKGHDVTIVDNLVRRDIDEELGSNSVTPILPLEERVAAWKEVSGRDIAVRIADLTDYDEVAAVFRAVQPEAFVHFAEHRSAPYSMIDREHAIENHRNNIEGTLNVLWAIKDFAPDCHLVKLGTMGEYGQPNIDIEEGWLEVEHKGRKDRLPYPKQPGSFYHLTKVHDSDNIMFACKIWGIRATDLNQGVVYGLETDETRLDPRLVNRFDYDAVFGTALNRFIIQAAIGHDLTVYGNGSQTRGYLDIQDTVRCIEIACENPADRGEFRVYNQFTEQFSVKELAQKVQKVAADLGNEVAISSMDNPRVEKYDHYYNAVNTTLLSLGLEPHLLTEEHLTEVIKVAMNNTDRVKRELVMPTVTWK; encoded by the coding sequence ATGAAGATCGTCGTCGCCGGCGGAGATGGATTCTGCGGCTGGCCCACCGCCCTGTACCTCTCGCAGAAGGGCCACGACGTCACGATCGTGGACAACCTGGTGCGCCGGGACATCGACGAGGAGCTCGGCTCCAACTCGGTCACCCCGATCCTCCCGCTCGAGGAGCGGGTCGCGGCGTGGAAGGAGGTCTCCGGCAGGGACATCGCGGTGCGCATCGCGGACCTCACCGACTATGACGAGGTGGCCGCGGTCTTCCGTGCAGTGCAGCCCGAGGCCTTCGTGCACTTCGCCGAGCACCGCTCGGCCCCCTACTCGATGATCGACCGCGAGCACGCGATCGAGAACCACCGCAACAACATCGAGGGCACCCTGAACGTGCTGTGGGCGATCAAGGACTTCGCCCCCGACTGCCACCTGGTCAAGCTCGGCACGATGGGGGAGTACGGCCAGCCCAACATCGACATCGAGGAGGGCTGGCTGGAGGTCGAGCACAAGGGCCGCAAGGACCGCCTGCCGTACCCCAAGCAGCCCGGCTCCTTCTACCACCTGACCAAGGTCCACGACAGCGACAACATCATGTTCGCCTGCAAGATCTGGGGCATCCGCGCCACCGATCTGAACCAGGGCGTGGTCTACGGGCTGGAGACGGACGAGACCCGCCTGGATCCCCGCCTGGTGAACCGTTTCGACTACGACGCCGTGTTCGGCACCGCCCTGAACCGCTTCATCATCCAGGCGGCCATCGGCCATGACCTCACCGTCTACGGCAACGGCTCCCAGACCCGCGGCTACCTCGACATCCAGGACACGGTGCGCTGCATCGAGATCGCCTGCGAGAACCCCGCCGATCGCGGCGAGTTCCGGGTCTACAACCAGTTCACCGAGCAGTTCTCGGTCAAGGAGCTGGCGCAGAAGGTGCAGAAGGTCGCGGCGGATCTCGGCAACGAGGTCGCCATCTCCAGCATGGACAACCCCCGCGTGGAGAAGTACGACCACTACTACAACGCCGTGAACACCACGCTGCTGTCCCTGGGCCTGGAGCCGCACCTGCTGACGGAGGAGCACCTCACCGAGGTCATCAAGGTCGCCATGAACAACACCGACCGCGTCAAGCGCGAGCTGGTCATGCCGACCGTCACCTGGAAGTGA
- a CDS encoding uroporphyrinogen-III synthase (PFAM: Uroporphyrinogen-III synthase HemD), with protein sequence MALSPAPRPVLVTRPAGRGASLLHLLEAQSVPAEHTPLVRLVPAEGEELAAARDRLADGAHTHLVVTSRTAAEALGAVAVPEGTVVVAVGGGTAEALGAVGIPATLVAGGSGEALVAQMPEADEGACVLFPASSAASRTVPEGLRAKGYRVHEVTAYRPERLEPPPAVAVALATGGYSALVLTSPMIARQAAAVGVHPSIPIITIGPPTSAAVRAAGLTPAREADETTDEALAAAVCEVLALPSAAPGGSTPSAGPGPQP encoded by the coding sequence ATGGCCCTCTCCCCTGCTCCGCGTCCCGTGCTGGTCACCCGACCGGCCGGGCGCGGAGCGTCGCTGCTGCATCTGCTGGAGGCGCAGAGCGTCCCCGCGGAGCACACCCCGCTGGTGCGCCTGGTCCCGGCCGAGGGCGAGGAGCTCGCGGCCGCCCGTGACCGGCTCGCGGACGGTGCCCACACGCACCTGGTGGTCACCTCCCGCACGGCCGCCGAGGCGCTCGGCGCGGTGGCCGTGCCGGAGGGCACCGTGGTGGTGGCCGTCGGCGGCGGCACCGCGGAGGCGCTGGGCGCGGTGGGGATCCCGGCGACGCTGGTCGCGGGTGGCTCGGGCGAGGCGCTCGTGGCGCAGATGCCGGAGGCCGACGAGGGGGCGTGCGTGCTGTTCCCCGCGTCGTCGGCCGCCTCCCGCACCGTGCCCGAGGGGCTGCGGGCGAAGGGCTACCGGGTCCATGAGGTGACGGCCTACCGGCCCGAGCGCCTCGAGCCCCCGCCCGCGGTCGCGGTGGCGCTGGCCACCGGTGGGTACAGCGCGCTCGTGCTCACCAGTCCGATGATCGCCCGCCAGGCCGCGGCGGTCGGGGTGCACCCCTCGATCCCGATCATCACCATCGGCCCTCCCACCTCCGCCGCGGTGCGCGCCGCGGGGCTCACGCCGGCGCGCGAGGCGGACGAGACGACCGACGAGGCGCTCGCGGCCGCAGTGTGCGAGGTGCTGGCGCTCCCGTCGGCCGCTCCCGGTGGCTCCACACCGTCGGCCGGCCCCGGCCCGCAGCCCTGA
- a CDS encoding glycosyltransferase (PFAM: Glycosyl transferases group 1) — MKIAIVTETFLPSVDGVVTRLRHAVERFTELGHEVMVIAPELGVTEHAGARVVGIRPVTLPFYKHRRFTLPTPTVDGIIRGFHPDVVHAAQPILLASSGAFAAKRQRIPLVASYHTHIPRYLDLYRAWSWGKPAVWWQIKRNHALADVNIATSETMRAELAEKGLPNLHVVRRGVDTQTFHPRFASAAMRERLTQGHPEKKLLVFVGRLAAEKEIHTLRPMMERRDDVALAIVGDGPYRRELEQHFAGTATLFPGFMEGEELASAFASADAFVFPSVTETLGLVILEGMASGLPVVAARSGPTMEQVTDGVDGLLFDSGDEASLDAALTRLGDDALRGRIREAARAEAERFSWENASDDLLRYYEMAIEQHA, encoded by the coding sequence GTGAAGATCGCGATCGTCACGGAGACCTTCCTGCCGTCGGTCGACGGCGTGGTGACCCGGCTGCGCCACGCCGTCGAGCGGTTCACCGAGCTCGGGCACGAGGTCATGGTGATCGCGCCGGAACTCGGCGTCACCGAGCACGCGGGGGCCCGTGTGGTGGGCATCCGCCCGGTGACGCTGCCGTTCTACAAGCATCGGCGCTTCACCCTGCCCACCCCCACCGTGGACGGCATCATCCGCGGCTTCCACCCGGACGTGGTCCACGCCGCCCAGCCGATCCTGCTGGCCTCCTCGGGGGCGTTCGCCGCCAAGCGGCAGAGGATCCCGCTGGTCGCGAGCTATCACACGCACATCCCGCGCTACCTGGACCTGTACCGGGCCTGGTCATGGGGGAAACCGGCGGTGTGGTGGCAGATCAAGCGCAACCATGCGCTCGCGGACGTCAACATCGCGACCTCCGAGACGATGCGCGCCGAGCTCGCCGAGAAGGGGCTGCCGAACCTGCACGTGGTGCGCCGCGGCGTGGACACGCAGACCTTCCATCCGCGCTTCGCCTCGGCGGCGATGCGCGAGCGCCTCACCCAGGGGCATCCGGAGAAGAAGCTGCTGGTCTTCGTGGGGCGCCTCGCGGCGGAGAAGGAGATCCACACCCTGCGGCCGATGATGGAGCGGCGGGATGACGTCGCGCTCGCGATCGTGGGCGACGGCCCGTACCGGCGCGAGCTCGAGCAGCATTTCGCCGGCACCGCCACGCTGTTCCCCGGGTTCATGGAGGGGGAGGAGCTGGCGAGCGCCTTCGCGAGCGCCGACGCCTTCGTGTTCCCCTCCGTCACGGAGACGCTCGGGCTGGTGATCCTCGAGGGCATGGCCTCCGGTCTGCCCGTGGTCGCGGCCCGGTCGGGGCCGACGATGGAGCAGGTCACCGACGGGGTGGACGGGCTGCTCTTCGACTCCGGGGACGAGGCGAGCCTCGACGCGGCGCTGACCCGGCTCGGGGACGACGCGCTGCGCGGAAGGATCCGCGAGGCGGCCCGCGCCGAGGCCGAGAGGTTCTCCTGGGAGAACGCCTCCGATGATCTGCTGCGCTACTACGAGATGGCGATCGAGCAGCACGCCTGA